In Chitinophaga varians, the following are encoded in one genomic region:
- a CDS encoding hybrid sensor histidine kinase/response regulator, which yields MKAIVVFIRSLAHLGRSNFYEKELNFRISKINIVTLLLIVLGTGFGLTYWLNSGYLSILIATLLGNVLFGLVMYLNKKRKHVAAGIMLQITINLSTLYFGSILSVAVDPIWLTLFLLISCLSFIKVGPAQTYCLAISAATLLFLELNRAFHLIPPKDFSPEMLSLIYYCTAFTVLTLTSISLVTLVHYNAKLFQTIKVRNEQLTSLNQELHASNTRLEHQVKERTADLEKAVTAKNIYVRELTHELRTPLNAIYSIAQLKLLSGKDKAKSEQKVDEDLFVACRNLQTLINNTQDKCKLDTGNFDEVKKEPILLYSWINNIVNIYQYFANEKRVKIELEVQESFPTAIVEDSIKLTKIVNNILVNAIKFTRSNTSIFLRLYRDDTHWYIAVRDQGAGISPDRIATLFKEFTRTTINFAEGSGLGLNITHHLVRILGGNIQVRSEMEDGTEFVVSLPLTPFTGEIKSATVEVKENNLISFEGKKILVVEDDVMTQRYLSLLLSKRGFSIMHADNGQEALLKAHNHPDAIILDMSLPGKSGKDVLMELKANPALRHIPVIAASADTDETNIDEIMLEGASAYMIKPIDFHILVDVLVKNLLTGAIVKN from the coding sequence ATGAAAGCAATTGTTGTCTTTATCAGGTCGCTCGCTCATTTAGGGAGGAGTAACTTCTACGAAAAAGAACTCAATTTCCGGATCTCCAAGATCAATATTGTCACCTTATTGCTGATCGTATTGGGTACGGGCTTTGGTCTTACATATTGGCTTAACTCCGGGTACCTGAGTATTCTGATCGCGACGTTATTGGGCAATGTATTGTTTGGACTGGTCATGTACCTCAATAAAAAGCGGAAACATGTGGCGGCGGGCATTATGCTTCAGATAACGATTAATTTATCGACACTTTATTTCGGCAGCATCCTGTCGGTAGCGGTGGACCCCATCTGGCTCACGCTTTTTCTGTTGATTTCCTGCCTTTCTTTTATTAAAGTAGGGCCTGCTCAGACCTATTGTCTGGCTATTTCAGCGGCCACCCTGCTTTTCCTGGAGCTGAACCGCGCTTTTCACCTGATACCGCCCAAGGACTTCAGCCCGGAAATGCTTAGCCTGATCTACTATTGCACGGCTTTTACCGTACTAACGCTGACGTCTATATCATTAGTCACCCTGGTACATTATAATGCCAAATTGTTTCAGACCATCAAAGTGCGCAACGAGCAACTGACCTCCCTGAATCAGGAGTTGCATGCCAGTAACACAAGACTGGAACATCAGGTAAAAGAAAGAACGGCCGATCTGGAAAAAGCGGTCACTGCTAAAAATATTTATGTACGGGAACTGACCCATGAACTCAGAACGCCGCTGAATGCCATATATAGTATTGCGCAACTGAAACTGTTGTCCGGTAAAGACAAAGCCAAAAGTGAGCAAAAGGTGGACGAAGACCTGTTCGTGGCATGCCGCAACCTGCAAACCCTGATCAACAACACGCAGGACAAATGCAAGCTGGACACCGGCAATTTTGACGAGGTCAAAAAAGAGCCCATCCTTCTCTACAGCTGGATCAACAACATCGTGAACATCTACCAGTATTTCGCCAATGAAAAACGGGTTAAAATAGAGCTGGAGGTACAGGAGTCTTTCCCGACCGCTATCGTGGAAGATAGTATCAAGCTGACGAAGATCGTTAACAATATCCTGGTGAACGCCATTAAGTTCACCCGCAGCAATACGTCCATCTTCCTGCGCCTTTACCGGGACGACACGCACTGGTACATCGCTGTGAGGGACCAGGGAGCAGGCATTTCCCCCGACAGGATCGCGACGCTGTTTAAAGAGTTTACCCGCACCACCATCAATTTTGCGGAAGGTAGCGGGCTTGGGCTCAATATTACCCATCACCTGGTGCGTATACTCGGCGGCAATATCCAGGTGCGCAGCGAGATGGAAGACGGAACGGAATTCGTGGTGTCGTTACCGTTAACACCGTTTACCGGGGAGATAAAATCCGCTACGGTGGAAGTCAAAGAAAACAACCTCATTTCTTTTGAAGGTAAAAAAATACTCGTGGTGGAAGATGATGTGATGACCCAGCGTTATCTGTCGCTTCTGCTGAGCAAACGCGGCTTCTCTATCATGCATGCCGACAATGGCCAGGAAGCCCTGCTCAAAGCCCACAACCATCCGGATGCCATCATTCTTGATATGAGCCTTCCGGGAAAATCGGGCAAAGATGTACTGATGGAATTAAAAGCAAATCCTGCGTTGAGACATATCCCTGTTATCGCCGCATCCGCAGATACCGATGAAACAAATATTGATGAAATAATGCTGGAGGGGGCCAGCGCTTATATGATCAAGCCAATCGATTTCCATATCCTTGTTGATGTGCTGGTCAAAAACCTACTTACAGGAGCAATCGTTAAAAATTAG
- a CDS encoding MarR family winged helix-turn-helix transcriptional regulator — protein MDSELPVSMKTNDSAFGVEKAEDSSGFLLWQVTTLWQREIRAILAPLDLTHAQFVLLATLLWLSQHQESVTQIDISQNSKVDPMTTSTVLRTLQTKGLIVRREHATDTRAKAVALTAAGQQLTKQAVAVVEKFDLAFFSRLGGDVKAFNRQLHQLIMPGPTT, from the coding sequence TTGGACAGCGAACTACCGGTAAGTATGAAAACAAACGACAGCGCCTTTGGCGTAGAGAAAGCAGAAGACAGCTCCGGATTCCTGTTATGGCAGGTAACCACTTTATGGCAGCGGGAAATCAGGGCTATCCTGGCCCCGCTGGACCTCACCCACGCGCAGTTTGTGTTGCTGGCCACGCTCCTTTGGCTGTCGCAACACCAGGAAAGCGTTACACAGATAGACATTTCCCAAAACAGCAAGGTAGACCCGATGACAACTTCAACAGTGTTGCGGACGTTACAGACGAAAGGACTGATTGTACGCAGGGAGCATGCCACCGACACCCGGGCCAAGGCAGTAGCGCTGACAGCGGCCGGTCAACAGCTCACGAAACAGGCTGTTGCCGTAGTGGAAAAGTTTGATCTCGCATTTTTCAGCAGGCTTGGCGGCGATGTTAAGGCGTTTAACCGGCAACTGCATCAGCTGATCATGCCTGGTCCGACGACCTGA
- a CDS encoding SRPBCC family protein yields the protein MIQHSYSLTTTAVTQAQIWKLISDIDNWKSWDTGVTSSLLHGRFETGQYFTLQPQGGPKVRIQLEEVRNNEYFRDLTRFPLAKMYGEHWYEVTPEGLKLTVTMTMKGLLAPLWNKIVMKNIVAGLEEDVQRQIEAAGKL from the coding sequence ATGATACAGCATTCCTATTCACTGACCACTACCGCCGTTACACAGGCGCAGATCTGGAAACTCATATCTGACATTGACAACTGGAAAAGCTGGGATACCGGTGTGACCTCTTCCCTGCTGCATGGCCGTTTTGAGACCGGCCAGTACTTTACGTTGCAGCCGCAGGGCGGGCCCAAAGTGCGGATACAACTGGAAGAAGTGAGGAACAATGAATATTTCCGAGACCTCACCCGTTTTCCGCTGGCTAAAATGTACGGGGAACATTGGTATGAGGTAACACCGGAAGGATTAAAGCTGACAGTCACCATGACGATGAAAGGTTTATTGGCCCCGTTGTGGAACAAGATCGTCATGAAAAATATTGTGGCGGGCCTGGAGGAAGATGTGCAGCGGCAGATTGAAGCTGCCGGAAAGCTCTGA
- a CDS encoding PhzF family phenazine biosynthesis protein, whose translation MQLPLYQIDAFTDRLFGGNPACVMPLEEWLPDELLLQIALENAVAETAFFLPQDDGYALRWFTPEIEMDLCGHATLATAHAIRTLHAYAGDTLHFYSRSGLLKVTFEGERYALTFPARKPVPTVLPPEIAESLDRMPVAVLQARDYVLVYETETDIRQIQVNRQLLDRINLDPGGVVITARGQDCDFVSRFFTPQASIFEDPVTGSAHCSLIPYWSGRLHKKELLARQLSDRGGTLYCTDEGDHVKMAGYARTYFTGHCEVPDNIHF comes from the coding sequence ATGCAATTACCACTTTACCAGATAGATGCCTTCACCGACCGGCTTTTCGGCGGGAACCCCGCCTGTGTGATGCCCCTGGAGGAATGGCTGCCGGATGAATTGTTATTACAGATAGCCCTCGAGAATGCCGTTGCGGAAACGGCTTTTTTTCTGCCGCAGGACGATGGGTATGCCTTACGGTGGTTTACCCCGGAGATAGAAATGGACCTCTGTGGCCATGCCACGCTGGCTACCGCCCATGCCATCCGTACCCTGCATGCCTATGCCGGTGATACGCTGCATTTCTATTCCCGCAGCGGCTTGCTGAAAGTTACGTTTGAAGGGGAACGGTACGCGCTGACCTTCCCGGCACGCAAGCCCGTGCCCACGGTGTTGCCGCCGGAGATAGCCGAATCGCTCGACCGTATGCCCGTGGCCGTTTTACAGGCGCGGGACTATGTGCTGGTATATGAAACGGAAACGGATATACGACAGATACAGGTCAACCGTCAGCTGCTGGACCGTATCAACCTGGACCCTGGCGGCGTGGTGATCACGGCCCGGGGACAGGACTGCGACTTTGTGTCCCGTTTCTTTACGCCGCAGGCTTCCATTTTTGAAGACCCGGTGACCGGTTCCGCCCATTGCTCGCTGATACCTTATTGGAGCGGGCGCCTTCATAAGAAGGAACTGCTGGCCAGGCAGCTGTCTGACCGTGGCGGTACCCTGTACTGCACAGATGAAGGCGACCATGTGAAGATGGCCGGTTATGCGCGCACCTACTTCACCGGACATTGCGAAGTGCCCGATAACATTCATTTCTAA
- a CDS encoding histidine kinase, whose product MHIGRQAILLFICFCCTFCACRPKSADQQPSGPADVAAAPVVKELQHLIDSGANWDGPQAMDRLARLKGSALQAGPVASGYYYYLEGMHYWYADSNQAAISSFTRMLPVKPTDTSQLADLVILQQLGLLQIRLASKIDDSTFTRLFHLIALAEKYQYAGSWRVYDLAAEIYFRFGDYDKAETYAAMARDSYPAADDYFRLSLFMEERSRIYERRHQYRQALQYQDSALQYALQQPDTVRLATVYSALGVLYEKTGDKPRGHALMEKAFNIKEKINKVSFQEYINYGQLHQEKKDYPLALQYLHKALEKARQANNNGNMSVAFNGIYQVYYDKGDYKNAVRYLDSAAETALAEQEDRQLRKIVEIQALNELKVQQHKTQDLSRQYNNQAIIARQQQVILLIIIILLVLGLLITFLLIRQRKLVTQKMSIELEQRLLRSQMEPHFIFNTLSVLQSFIRRDEKEKSVKYLNKFARLLRLNLENSRHNLVRLQQETEALENYLSLQAVRFDNLFGYTIHDIPSEESSGICIPPMLLQPFVENAIQHGMRNIAHRGHIAITLQLQGDLLHCVIEDNGQGLQPAKNKEKNSLSSIITQERLKILSIQTGKLASLTITDKAGEGRTGVRVTLIIPTQRC is encoded by the coding sequence ATGCATATAGGCCGACAAGCGATTTTATTATTTATATGTTTTTGCTGCACCTTCTGCGCGTGCCGCCCCAAATCTGCTGACCAGCAGCCCTCAGGCCCCGCAGACGTTGCTGCGGCACCGGTAGTAAAAGAACTACAGCACCTGATTGACTCCGGTGCAAACTGGGACGGGCCACAGGCCATGGACCGGCTGGCACGGCTCAAAGGCAGCGCCTTGCAGGCTGGCCCCGTTGCCAGCGGCTATTATTATTACCTTGAAGGCATGCATTACTGGTATGCCGACAGTAACCAGGCGGCCATCAGCAGCTTCACGCGCATGCTGCCGGTCAAACCGACGGACACCAGTCAACTGGCAGACCTGGTCATCCTGCAGCAACTGGGGCTGCTACAGATACGACTGGCCAGCAAAATCGATGACAGCACTTTCACCCGCCTGTTCCATCTCATTGCCCTGGCAGAAAAATATCAGTATGCCGGCAGCTGGCGCGTATATGACCTCGCGGCAGAAATTTACTTCCGTTTCGGCGACTACGACAAGGCAGAGACCTATGCCGCTATGGCGCGGGACAGCTACCCGGCGGCCGATGACTACTTCCGGCTCTCTCTTTTTATGGAAGAACGGTCACGCATCTACGAACGCCGGCATCAGTACCGGCAGGCGCTCCAGTACCAGGACAGCGCCCTGCAATACGCCCTGCAACAACCCGACACGGTTCGCCTGGCCACCGTGTACAGCGCGCTGGGCGTGCTGTACGAGAAAACAGGCGACAAACCGCGGGGACATGCCCTGATGGAAAAAGCGTTTAACATCAAAGAAAAAATCAATAAAGTCAGTTTCCAGGAATATATCAATTACGGGCAGCTGCACCAGGAAAAAAAGGACTACCCGCTGGCCCTGCAATACCTGCACAAAGCCCTTGAAAAAGCCCGCCAGGCCAATAACAACGGCAATATGAGCGTTGCTTTCAACGGCATCTACCAGGTGTATTATGATAAAGGCGATTACAAAAACGCCGTCCGCTACCTCGATTCAGCCGCCGAAACGGCCCTTGCCGAGCAGGAAGACAGGCAGCTCAGAAAAATTGTGGAGATACAGGCCCTGAACGAACTCAAAGTACAACAGCATAAAACGCAGGACCTGAGCCGGCAGTATAACAACCAGGCCATCATTGCCCGCCAGCAGCAGGTCATATTGCTGATCATCATTATCCTGCTGGTACTTGGCCTGCTGATCACCTTCCTGCTGATACGGCAGCGTAAACTGGTGACCCAGAAAATGAGCATCGAGCTGGAACAACGGCTGCTGCGCAGCCAGATGGAGCCGCATTTTATCTTCAATACCCTGTCCGTATTACAGAGCTTCATCCGCCGGGATGAAAAAGAAAAGTCAGTCAAATACCTCAATAAATTTGCGCGGCTGCTACGGCTTAACCTGGAGAACTCGCGCCACAACCTCGTGCGGTTGCAACAGGAAACCGAAGCGCTGGAAAACTACCTCAGTCTCCAGGCCGTCCGTTTCGATAACCTCTTCGGCTATACGATCCACGATATTCCTTCCGAAGAAAGCAGTGGTATCTGTATCCCTCCGATGCTGCTGCAACCGTTTGTGGAAAATGCCATCCAGCATGGCATGCGCAACATTGCCCATCGCGGCCATATTGCCATTACCCTGCAACTGCAGGGCGACCTGCTGCATTGCGTTATAGAAGATAACGGCCAGGGCCTGCAGCCGGCCAAAAACAAGGAGAAGAATTCCCTGTCAAGCATTATTACGCAGGAACGGCTGAAAATACTGAGCATACAGACCGGCAAACTGGCCTCCCTGACCATCACTGACAAAGCCGGCGAAGGACGTACAGGCGTTCGCGTTACCCTTATCATACCCACGCAACGCTGCTAA
- a CDS encoding LytR/AlgR family response regulator transcription factor: MIRTLIIDDEPAIRKDLEWLMKRYPDFLVLGSCGSIAEARVIIPNTEPELLLLDIELADGTGFDLLQEFPDRNFRIIFITAYNEHAIKAIKFGAFDYLLKPVDEEELMATLKRLLSETPVNTRTQMDITDSHLQPKKTGLQNRIVLRSSQYLQVVPFEEILYCQADGSYTTFHLSDKRKVMVSRPIKEYEELLPESWFIRIHQSYIVNHHCIDRFLKDGILVLKDGTEIPVSARKREYVRQFLMGDH, translated from the coding sequence ATGATCCGTACGTTGATTATTGACGATGAACCAGCCATCCGTAAAGACCTGGAATGGCTGATGAAACGATACCCCGATTTCCTTGTGCTGGGCAGCTGCGGCAGCATAGCCGAAGCCAGGGTGATCATCCCCAATACGGAACCCGAGCTGTTGCTGCTGGACATTGAACTGGCCGACGGCACCGGATTTGACCTGCTACAGGAGTTTCCCGACAGAAATTTCCGCATCATATTTATTACTGCATATAACGAGCATGCAATCAAGGCCATCAAGTTCGGGGCTTTTGACTACCTGCTCAAACCGGTGGACGAGGAGGAGCTGATGGCCACGCTCAAAAGGCTGTTGTCTGAAACGCCCGTCAACACCCGCACGCAGATGGATATTACCGACAGCCATCTGCAACCCAAAAAAACGGGGCTGCAGAACCGGATCGTGCTTCGCTCCTCTCAGTACCTGCAGGTAGTGCCTTTCGAGGAAATCCTCTACTGCCAGGCCGATGGCAGTTACACCACCTTCCACCTGTCCGATAAAAGAAAGGTGATGGTTTCCCGTCCTATCAAAGAATACGAGGAACTGTTGCCCGAAAGCTGGTTTATTCGCATCCATCAGTCATATATCGTCAATCATCACTGTATTGACCGTTTTCTCAAAGATGGTATCCTGGTCCTGAAAGACGGCACCGAGATCCCTGTTTCCGCCCGTAAAAGGGAATATGTCCGGCAGTTCCTGATGGGCGACCATTAA
- a CDS encoding DUF1579 domain-containing protein: MKTRYVLAAAIGCLLTVNTAFAQMDSAAAHKAWMAYMTPGPEHQQLAKTEGDWTTDMTFWKGPGAAPEKATGSCSNKMILGGRYQESRFTSDMMGMPFEGLGTTAYDNARKMYLNTWIDNMGTGMMMMEGKWDPSANAIVYRGKSFDPSSQKTMELRQVIKFQDADHYSMEMYRMANGKEFKEMEIAFKRK; encoded by the coding sequence ATGAAAACACGCTATGTGTTGGCTGCCGCTATCGGTTGCCTGTTAACAGTTAACACTGCCTTCGCCCAGATGGACTCCGCTGCGGCCCACAAGGCATGGATGGCCTACATGACGCCCGGGCCTGAACATCAGCAACTGGCTAAAACCGAAGGTGACTGGACCACCGACATGACCTTCTGGAAAGGGCCCGGCGCCGCCCCTGAAAAGGCTACCGGCAGCTGCTCCAACAAAATGATCCTGGGCGGCCGTTACCAGGAAAGCCGCTTTACCTCCGATATGATGGGCATGCCCTTCGAAGGTCTTGGTACCACCGCCTACGACAATGCCAGGAAAATGTACCTCAACACCTGGATCGATAATATGGGCACCGGTATGATGATGATGGAAGGTAAATGGGACCCTTCCGCCAACGCTATCGTTTACCGGGGAAAATCATTTGACCCCTCCTCCCAAAAAACCATGGAGCTGCGCCAGGTGATCAAATTCCAGGATGCGGACCACTACTCCATGGAAATGTACCGCATGGCCAATGGCAAGGAGTTCAAAGAAATGGAGATCGCCTTCAAACGGAAATAA
- a CDS encoding sugar phosphate isomerase/epimerase family protein: MKNALTGLFLLGFITFLQSNAQSPAGNGGTMPSLGITASVDSDSLANAAGFVYLEETVKRILAPAVSDEAFAAHLQQLKRARCHIQTCNLFIPGYLKLMGPDVNEAWILGYVDTVMQRAEKAGIRLIVLGSGEARKIPEGVDRATAKEQFIRLARKMAGIAAKYNCLISMENLNTTETNFVNTLAEGCEVVTAVDHPNFRLTADIYHMLRENEPAGNIAKARGILAHCHIAEREKRSAPGTEKQDFRPYLAALRDIGYKGRIMMECKWTDPAREYAPAVAYLEGQLREVYHISGKK; encoded by the coding sequence ATGAAAAACGCACTGACAGGCCTGTTCCTCCTGGGTTTCATTACTTTTTTGCAATCGAATGCACAGTCGCCTGCGGGTAACGGGGGCACTATGCCTTCTCTGGGCATTACTGCCTCGGTGGACAGTGACAGTCTGGCTAATGCGGCTGGCTTTGTGTATCTCGAGGAAACTGTCAAAAGGATACTCGCGCCCGCGGTAAGCGACGAAGCCTTTGCCGCTCATTTACAGCAATTAAAGCGTGCCCGTTGCCATATACAGACCTGCAACCTGTTCATACCGGGGTATCTCAAACTAATGGGGCCGGATGTCAACGAAGCATGGATATTAGGGTATGTGGACACTGTCATGCAACGGGCGGAGAAGGCGGGTATCAGGCTGATTGTATTGGGCAGCGGAGAGGCCAGGAAAATTCCGGAAGGGGTTGACAGGGCAACGGCGAAGGAGCAGTTTATCCGGCTGGCCCGCAAAATGGCTGGTATTGCTGCGAAGTATAACTGCCTCATTTCCATGGAAAATCTGAACACTACCGAAACCAACTTCGTAAACACTTTGGCGGAAGGTTGTGAAGTCGTGACGGCGGTGGACCATCCTAATTTCCGGCTTACGGCCGACATTTATCACATGTTGCGGGAAAATGAGCCTGCGGGGAATATTGCAAAAGCCAGAGGGATATTGGCGCACTGCCACATAGCAGAACGGGAGAAACGTTCCGCGCCCGGCACGGAGAAGCAGGATTTCCGGCCCTACCTGGCAGCGCTGCGGGACATTGGTTATAAAGGACGGATCATGATGGAATGCAAATGGACCGATCCTGCCAGGGAATATGCGCCGGCAGTGGCGTACCTGGAAGGGCAACTCAGGGAAGTATATCATATCTCCGGAAAAAAATAA
- a CDS encoding Gfo/Idh/MocA family protein, which yields MTSTKKTRREFLQQSLMAGAGLTITAMGMPASSYARILGANDRVNVGLVGFSDRARQALMPSFFSHNKELNFDLIAVSDIWNRRREEGKAFLEQKTGHQVQACINNDELYRVKNLDAVFIASADFQHAYHTIEAVKNKCDVYSEKPFAETMEDARNALKAVKESGKIMQVGTQRRSGTSYHAAANFIKEGKFGDITMVEMTWNVNQPGRWRRPDLVKSIRESDTDWKRFLAGRPNDSWDPRKYLEYRLFWPYSSGIFGQWMTHQIDTVHWFSGLKHPRSAVANGGIYMWHDGRKNPDTLTAVFDYGPANEPEKGFQVMYSSRFHNSAGGTKEIYYSNGGTIDMSTNKISSTGGLTEKEAAEMGMHANLLTPMTLSSQEKVETSANTGGDPLTSAHVRNWMTSVRERKQPNAPIEAAYSHSIALIMGNAAYRTGMKATFDEATQEVMVGGKVFKL from the coding sequence ATGACATCCACTAAAAAGACAAGGCGGGAATTTCTGCAACAGTCCCTGATGGCAGGAGCAGGACTAACGATTACGGCTATGGGAATGCCAGCCAGCAGCTATGCCCGCATCCTGGGCGCCAATGACAGGGTAAATGTGGGACTGGTAGGTTTTTCCGACCGGGCCCGGCAGGCATTGATGCCTTCTTTCTTCAGCCATAACAAAGAACTGAACTTCGACCTGATCGCTGTTTCCGATATCTGGAACCGACGCAGGGAAGAAGGCAAGGCCTTCCTGGAGCAGAAGACAGGGCACCAGGTACAGGCCTGTATCAACAACGATGAACTGTACCGGGTTAAAAACCTGGACGCCGTCTTTATTGCCTCGGCCGACTTCCAGCATGCCTATCATACCATTGAAGCGGTGAAGAACAAGTGCGACGTATACAGCGAAAAGCCGTTTGCTGAAACCATGGAAGATGCCCGCAACGCGCTGAAAGCCGTAAAAGAGTCGGGGAAGATCATGCAGGTAGGCACACAGCGCCGCAGCGGCACCAGTTACCACGCAGCGGCCAATTTCATTAAGGAAGGCAAGTTTGGCGATATCACCATGGTGGAAATGACGTGGAACGTAAACCAGCCGGGACGCTGGCGGCGGCCCGATCTGGTGAAGAGCATCCGCGAGTCGGACACGGACTGGAAACGTTTCCTTGCCGGTCGCCCCAACGATAGCTGGGACCCGCGCAAATACCTTGAATACCGGCTGTTCTGGCCTTATTCCTCCGGCATCTTCGGACAATGGATGACACATCAGATAGACACTGTGCATTGGTTCAGCGGCCTGAAACACCCACGCAGCGCGGTGGCCAACGGCGGTATTTATATGTGGCATGATGGCCGTAAAAATCCGGACACGCTTACAGCCGTATTTGACTACGGTCCCGCCAACGAACCGGAAAAAGGTTTCCAGGTAATGTACAGCAGCCGCTTTCATAACTCTGCCGGGGGCACGAAAGAGATCTATTATTCCAATGGCGGCACCATCGATATGTCTACCAACAAAATCAGCAGCACCGGCGGCCTTACCGAAAAAGAAGCTGCAGAAATGGGCATGCATGCCAACCTGCTGACCCCGATGACGCTCAGTTCGCAGGAGAAAGTAGAGACCAGCGCCAATACCGGTGGCGACCCGCTCACCAGTGCGCATGTACGTAACTGGATGACCAGCGTGCGTGAGCGTAAACAGCCCAATGCACCGATAGAAGCCGCGTATTCCCATTCCATTGCCCTCATCATGGGCAACGCCGCTTACCGTACGGGTATGAAAGCAACTTTTGATGAAGCTACCCAGGAAGTAATGGTGGGAGGCAAAGTATTTAAACTGTAA
- a CDS encoding Gfo/Idh/MocA family protein, giving the protein MKRLYLLLFLILTQACASAQAVRVAVAGVSHGHSGWILGRGRHDDVQLAGIYEKDTALAGKVARQYHIPQQQVYHDLEQMLDAVKPQAVLAFGSVYSHREVVEACAPRGIHVMVEKPLAASLADGLVMDSLARRYGIQLLTNYETSWYPTVAKTFQLVEDSSFIGLVRKVVIHDGHQGPQEIGCSPAFLAWLTDPVLNGAGALMDFGCYGANLMTRLMKNRMPVAVTAVTRQYKPDRYPKVDDDATIIVDYPDAQCIIQASWNWPFSRKDMEVYGEKGYIMAADKNTLLLRNRESAPAVARHITAADIPVYEDPFSYLAAVIRGKETPPPYGLYALPNNVLVLRILEAAKESARTGKKVLL; this is encoded by the coding sequence ATGAAACGACTGTATCTCCTCTTGTTTTTAATATTGACGCAGGCCTGCGCTTCGGCGCAGGCAGTGCGTGTGGCCGTTGCCGGTGTATCGCATGGCCATTCCGGCTGGATACTGGGCAGGGGCCGTCACGACGATGTCCAACTGGCAGGGATATACGAAAAAGACACCGCCCTGGCCGGCAAGGTGGCGCGGCAGTACCATATCCCGCAGCAGCAGGTGTACCACGACCTGGAGCAGATGCTGGACGCCGTAAAGCCACAGGCCGTGCTGGCATTCGGATCGGTGTACAGCCACCGGGAAGTGGTAGAGGCATGTGCGCCAAGGGGCATTCACGTGATGGTGGAGAAGCCGCTGGCGGCCAGTCTCGCCGATGGACTGGTAATGGACTCGTTGGCGCGGCGGTACGGCATACAACTGCTGACCAACTACGAAACCAGCTGGTACCCTACGGTGGCAAAGACTTTCCAACTGGTGGAAGACAGCAGTTTTATCGGCCTTGTCCGTAAAGTGGTGATCCATGACGGGCATCAGGGGCCGCAGGAGATAGGTTGCAGCCCCGCTTTCCTGGCTTGGCTGACAGACCCGGTGCTCAACGGCGCCGGCGCCCTGATGGATTTTGGCTGCTATGGCGCCAACCTGATGACCAGGCTGATGAAAAACCGTATGCCCGTTGCCGTTACCGCGGTAACGCGGCAATATAAGCCTGACCGTTACCCCAAAGTAGATGACGACGCCACCATCATTGTAGACTACCCCGACGCACAGTGTATTATCCAGGCTTCGTGGAACTGGCCTTTCAGCCGTAAAGACATGGAAGTATACGGAGAGAAGGGCTATATCATGGCAGCAGACAAAAACACGCTGCTGCTGCGCAACCGGGAGTCGGCACCGGCGGTGGCCAGGCATATAACGGCAGCGGATATACCGGTATACGAAGATCCGTTCAGTTACCTGGCTGCTGTTATCAGGGGCAAAGAAACGCCGCCGCCGTACGGCTTGTATGCCCTGCCCAATAATGTGCTGGTGCTGCGTATCCTCGAAGCCGCGAAGGAGTCGGCCCGCACCGGAAAGAAGGTGTTGCTGTGA